Proteins from a genomic interval of Cyprinus carpio isolate SPL01 chromosome A21, ASM1834038v1, whole genome shotgun sequence:
- the LOC109067320 gene encoding 5-hydroxytryptamine receptor 4-like: MATASDSADDSVDEVVSKQTSKITLCIVLVTIIILTALGNLLVMVALCKDRHLRKKKTNFFIVSLAFADFLVALVVMPLAAIELVTGQWSYGETFCLVRTSLDVLLTTVSILHLCCIALDRYYAICCQPLVYNNKMTPVRVSLMLVGCWVIPIFISFLPIMQSWNTIGIESFIEERKFNSSHNSTCVFMVNRPYALVCSAVAFYVPLVLMVLAYQRIYVTAMGHARRIGLLHRAGSAPSSTYPNHDQHGSNHIKNETKAAKTLAVIMGCFCLCWAPFFITNVVDPFISYSVPWQMWTAWLWLGYINSGLNPFLYAFLNRAFRRAFLMILCCGNERYARRGGFSPSRQHSESVNGTSISLRLSFLQNRRYSNNSNRFLSCELESQESVGAS, translated from the exons ATGGCCACAGCATCAGACTCAGCGGATGA TTCAGTGGATGAAGTTGTGTCCAAACAGACTTCGAAGATAACACTGTGTATTGTCCTGGTGACCATCATTATACTGACTGCACTTGGTAACTTGCTTGTGATGGTGGCTCTCTGTAAAGACAGACATCTAAG GAAGAAGAAGACCAATTTCTTCATCGTATCACTGGCATTTGCAGACTTTCTAGTTGCCCTTGTTGTGATGCCCCTGGCAGCCATAGAGTTGGTCACCGGTCAGTGGAGCTATGGAGAGACGTTCTGCTTGGTCCGAACCTCACTGGACGTGCTGCTGACCACTGTATCTATACTGCATCTGTGCTGCATTGCACTAGACAG GTACTATGCGATTTGCTGTCAGCCTCTGGTCTACAATAACAAGATGACGCCTGTGAGAGTCTCACTGATGCTGGTTGGATGCTGGGTCATCCCCATTTTTATCTCTTTTCTTCCCATCATGCAAAGTTGGAATACCATTGGAATCGAGAGCTTT ATCGAGGAAAGAAAGTTCAACTCTTCCCATAATTCAACTTGTGTGTTCATGGTGAACCGACCCTATGCTCTGGTGTGTTCGGCCGTGGCCTTTTATGTGCCGCTGGTGCTGATGGTTCTGGCCTATCAGAGAATCTATGTCACCGCTATGGGACACGCTCGGCGAATCGGCTTACTGCATCGGGCCGGCTCGGCCCCTTCTTCGACTTACCCCAACCACGATCAACATGGTTCCAATCACATTAAGAACGAAACTAAGGCGGCCAAGACACTGGCTGTCATCATGGGTTGCTTCTGTCTGTGCTGGGCACCCTTCTTTATCACCAATGTGGTGGATCCCTTCATCAGTTACAGTGTGCCCTGGCAGATGTGGACCGCTTGGCTCTGGTTGGGTTACATCAACTCGGGTTTGAATCCGTTCCTGTATGCTTTTCTGAACCGGGCTTTTCGGAGAGCCTTCCTTATGATCCTGTGCTGTGGAAATGAGCGCTATGCCCGGCGGGGGGGCTTTAGTCCAAGCAGACAGCACTCAGAGTCTGTCAACGGAACCTCCATTTCTCTCAG